In one Roseinatronobacter monicus genomic region, the following are encoded:
- a CDS encoding 5-methylcytosine restriction system specificity protein McrC gives MNSGEWFFRFFILDHFSHHAIHLNNWSEIPRPPLFLSDRHQQTSAGSIDGHALLFEMNTLFENYVARLLPRALAGSGLRVVAQGGHRDCLFEGETGRFRTKPDVIIRQGERVVMVIDTKWKRMTPQIDDPKQGVSQGDVYQLMAYSQLYDCPNVMLLYPHHGALPPDPICTRYAIGARDSAAILSVATLNVTGASQRHVLDLMRLIEQSLSIPTAMHPVLAAQS, from the coding sequence TTGAACTCTGGCGAATGGTTCTTTCGTTTCTTCATTCTGGATCATTTCTCTCATCATGCAATCCACCTTAACAACTGGTCCGAAATTCCGCGACCACCTCTGTTCCTGTCAGACCGGCATCAGCAGACCAGCGCAGGATCGATCGATGGTCACGCCCTTCTTTTTGAGATGAACACCCTTTTCGAGAACTATGTCGCCCGTCTGCTGCCCCGCGCCCTGGCTGGCAGCGGTCTGCGGGTCGTGGCGCAAGGCGGTCATCGCGACTGCCTGTTTGAAGGGGAGACGGGTCGTTTTCGGACGAAACCTGACGTGATTATCCGGCAGGGTGAGAGGGTCGTCATGGTGATCGATACGAAATGGAAGCGGATGACACCGCAGATCGACGATCCGAAACAGGGCGTCAGCCAGGGGGATGTCTATCAGCTGATGGCCTACAGCCAGCTTTATGACTGCCCGAACGTCATGCTGCTCTACCCGCATCATGGCGCGCTGCCGCCCGACCCGATCTGCACGCGCTATGCGATCGGCGCTAGGGATTCTGCGGCGATCCTCTCTGTGGCGACATTGAATGTTACCGGCGCGTCGCAACGGCATGTGCTTGATTTGATGAGGTTGATCGAGCAATCTTTGTCCATCCCGACCGCGATGCATCCTGTATTAGCGGCACAATCGTGA
- a CDS encoding DUF7713 domain-containing protein has protein sequence MRFRRPPQSTIDQVHISREGESAIIEYADAAFGVVNFKLGPEIDTLTDREILEMFNAVIAAQEASIADPANRPIEIPKGRPQIEWLDDFQQWFARGDVLKCEVSDNENGDLVVYIDDKELDAEAFLQLIRPFAGWGMRITFMDGSQIHDEPAVIVRDPDDDN, from the coding sequence TTGCGCTTTCGGCGACCACCTCAATCGACAATCGATCAAGTACATATCTCGCGAGAGGGCGAGTCAGCGATCATTGAGTATGCAGATGCTGCCTTTGGGGTCGTGAATTTCAAACTCGGCCCCGAGATCGATACGCTGACCGATCGTGAAATCCTTGAGATGTTCAATGCCGTGATCGCGGCCCAAGAGGCGAGTATCGCCGATCCGGCCAATCGACCGATTGAAATCCCGAAAGGACGGCCGCAAATCGAATGGCTTGACGATTTCCAGCAATGGTTTGCCCGCGGTGATGTCCTGAAATGTGAGGTGTCAGATAACGAGAATGGCGATCTTGTCGTGTATATCGATGACAAGGAACTGGATGCCGAAGCGTTCCTGCAATTGATCAGGCCGTTCGCAGGATGGGGCATGCGCATCACCTTCATGGACGGATCCCAAATCCATGATGAGCCTGCTGTGATCGTGCGCGATCCGGATGATGACAATTGA